From Bacteroidales bacterium, one genomic window encodes:
- a CDS encoding sodium-translocating pyrophosphatase — protein sequence MNLTNVLFYIVPLASLVALGFAYLFYKQMLKKDEGTPRMKEIALYVRQGAMAYLKQQYKVVAIVFVILSAFFAVLAYGFNIQNPWVPFAFLTGGFFSGLAGFIGMKTATYASARTANAAMKSLNSGLKVAFRSGAVMGLTVVGLGLLDISLWFLILHAVYPNDLVVITTTMLTFGMGASTQALFARVGGGIYTKAADVGADLVGKVEAGVPEDDPRNPATIADNVGDNVGDVAGMGADLYESYCGSVLATAALGATAFAFSPEAQLKGVFAPMLIAAVGVFLSVIGIYLVKTKEGAGMKELLKSLSVGVNTAAICIAIFTFIILYVLGLDHWLGISFSVISGLVAGVIIGKSTEYYTSHSYKPTQKIAHSAETGPATVIISGIGTGMISTAIPVVVISIAITLAFLCAINFDIANMFSSQNLSYGLYGIGIAAVGMLSTLGITLATDAYGPIADNAGGNAQMSELGEDVRDRTDMLDALGNTTAATGKGFAIGSAALTALALLASYIDEIKIALVRVANGAADGMVAIEGQLKSLNDVQSAGISDFMSWYNVSFMNPKVLAGIFIGAMLAFLFCGLTMGAVGRAAQKMVEEVRRQFKADKGILEGTSKPDYARCVGISTKSAQHEMVGPSLLAIIAPIIVGIVFGVAGVLGLLIGGLSSGFVLAIFMANAGGAWDNAKKFVEEGNLGGKGSYAHKATVVGDTVGDPFKDTSGPSLNILIKLMSMVSIVMAGITVAITLF from the coding sequence ATGAACTTAACTAACGTACTTTTCTACATTGTCCCGCTGGCCTCTCTTGTGGCCCTGGGATTCGCCTATCTATTTTATAAGCAGATGCTTAAGAAAGACGAGGGAACGCCCAGAATGAAAGAGATTGCGCTTTATGTTAGACAGGGCGCAATGGCCTATCTGAAGCAGCAATATAAAGTTGTCGCGATAGTATTTGTTATACTATCCGCTTTTTTTGCAGTGCTTGCCTATGGTTTTAATATTCAAAATCCTTGGGTTCCGTTTGCATTTCTAACAGGCGGATTTTTTAGCGGACTTGCAGGCTTCATTGGAATGAAGACGGCGACTTACGCTTCTGCAAGAACTGCGAATGCCGCAATGAAATCTTTGAACTCCGGTCTTAAGGTTGCATTCCGCAGCGGTGCCGTTATGGGTCTTACCGTTGTCGGACTTGGACTGCTGGATATTTCATTATGGTTTTTAATATTGCATGCGGTGTATCCTAATGATTTGGTGGTTATTACAACAACAATGCTGACATTTGGAATGGGAGCCTCTACTCAGGCTTTGTTTGCAAGAGTTGGCGGAGGTATCTATACAAAGGCAGCAGATGTTGGCGCGGACCTTGTTGGAAAGGTTGAGGCAGGAGTTCCCGAGGATGACCCTCGCAACCCGGCTACAATCGCAGATAATGTTGGCGATAATGTTGGTGATGTTGCCGGCATGGGAGCAGATTTGTACGAGTCATATTGCGGAAGCGTACTTGCAACAGCAGCTCTTGGAGCTACTGCATTTGCATTCTCACCGGAGGCTCAGCTGAAAGGAGTTTTTGCTCCAATGTTAATTGCAGCAGTAGGCGTATTTCTTTCTGTTATAGGAATTTACCTTGTCAAGACAAAAGAGGGAGCCGGAATGAAAGAGCTGCTAAAATCATTGAGCGTCGGAGTTAACACCGCAGCTATTTGCATTGCAATTTTCACATTCATCATACTATATGTATTAGGTCTTGACCATTGGCTGGGAATCTCATTCTCCGTCATTTCCGGATTGGTTGCCGGAGTTATAATTGGCAAGAGCACAGAGTATTACACATCACACTCTTATAAGCCTACGCAAAAAATAGCTCACAGCGCAGAGACAGGCCCCGCCACCGTAATTATTTCTGGAATTGGCACAGGCATGATTTCCACTGCGATACCTGTCGTTGTAATAAGTATCGCTATCACCCTTGCATTTTTGTGCGCAATTAATTTTGACATAGCAAATATGTTCTCCTCTCAGAATTTGAGTTACGGCCTTTACGGAATTGGAATTGCAGCAGTTGGAATGTTGTCTACCCTTGGAATAACTTTGGCTACAGACGCTTACGGTCCTATTGCAGATAACGCCGGAGGTAATGCTCAGATGAGCGAACTAGGAGAAGATGTTAGAGACAGAACCGATATGCTTGATGCTCTTGGAAATACAACAGCTGCTACAGGAAAGGGATTTGCAATTGGTTCTGCAGCCCTTACCGCTCTTGCCCTATTAGCCTCATACATAGATGAAATAAAGATTGCGCTTGTTAGAGTTGCTAATGGAGCGGCAGACGGAATGGTTGCAATTGAGGGACAATTAAAATCTCTTAATGATGTTCAAAGCGCAGGAATTTCTGATTTTATGAGCTGGTATAATGTAAGCTTTATGAACCCTAAAGTTCTTGCGGGAATTTTCATTGGAGCAATGCTTGCATTTTTATTCTGCGGACTCACGATGGGTGCCGTTGGACGTGCCGCTCAAAAAATGGTTGAGGAGGTCAGAAGACAGTTTAAAGCAGACAAAGGAATTTTGGAGGGAACATCAAAACCGGATTACGCACGCTGCGTTGGGATTTCCACAAAGAGTGCTCAGCATGAGATGGTTGGACCATCATTGCTTGCTATCATCGCCCCTATCATTGTAGGTATTGTATTTGGTGTTGCAGGTGTTCTTGGACTTCTGATTGGAGGTCTTTCCAGCGGCTTTGTTTTGGCTATTTTTATGGCAAATGCAGGCGGCGCATGGGACAATGCAAAGAAGTTTGTAGAAGAGGGAAATTTGGGCGGAAAAGGTTCATACGCTCACAAAGCAACTGTTGTTGGAGATACTGTCGGCGACCCATTTAAAGATACAAGCGGCCCATCTCTAAATATTTTGATAAAATTGATGAGCATGGTATCAATTGTAATGGCCGGCATAACTGTTGCTATCACACTGTTTTAG
- a CDS encoding TonB-dependent receptor yields MKRITFVLALLLLCVPQFIGAQTIKVTGTVTSATEKYPLEGTGVMIRGTKNGVATDYNGQYVINVRKDAVLVFSSVGYKTVEIPVNGRSVINVAMEEDANLLTETIVVGYGTAKKISNVVGAAATVKAKVLQNRPVINAGDALQGQVAGLQVYSSSGDPSATVSMRLRGVNSIYASTDPLFILDGSPVLASVFSTLNANDIESVTILKDASSTAIYGSRAANGVVYITTKKGVGDKPTVKISANYGISNIAAFPMRMLNTKEYFAYREMVDPSLTTNTSFQALKNFRLENDIHTNWRKWILNQNAPSMGGDMTVSGRTNKTDYYISLNAFRQVGIEPSSNMNRYGARVNVNTKPTDWFKFGINMGLTYDLHHSTAYSGTGNSWYNPINISTWYLPYMTPYEILKDANGKFLGYGKEQNYMSDFDGWNWHYLSAYQPTKYSYVRLNSSLYEEFTPIQGLTIKFAQALEGYDYRYSSKRYKDPEGAFSAGSASESFTRFYRMTATNTIEYKFTLGENHNITALAGQESIRRNSEGFGASSSGQMDQVFTSVSRGITPGQPSYSYDDARYNSLFSRLEYNYAQKYFLDGSFRRDGSSLFGSANRYANFYSFGAMWDAKKENFLKNVSWLNDLKLKFSYGTIGNSGIDNYLPYSLVGQGSVYNSSVTWGLSSLGNNKLTWETQKTYNVGLDFRIFNFFSAQIEVYNKMTSNLLMDLPYSYSTGFSSGWANVGKMRNRGIEGTFTFNILQTRNTMLTLSVNASYNQDRIRKLFQGRDNFTLENYGLNLTVGHSYGEFYQVRYAGVDPASGKPLWYDKDGKITSVYNSSNAVLLGKKYSQFAPWAGGVQIDFSWKQFALQANFTGVFGKYMINNDKFFNSIYVSNIGDMNKVAELLYGTWTTPGQNAKYPKPEYNQNVFDSRVVENASFVRLKNITLSYTFSKDAVEKTRVLSGIRIYVTGRNLLTFTKYTGWDPEPDTNLVLGRYPNSRQISAGVEFTF; encoded by the coding sequence ATGAAACGAATCACATTTGTTTTAGCGTTGCTGTTATTGTGTGTTCCCCAGTTTATAGGGGCTCAGACAATAAAAGTAACCGGAACCGTTACCAGCGCTACGGAAAAATATCCGCTAGAGGGTACGGGGGTTATGATCAGAGGAACTAAGAATGGCGTTGCAACTGACTATAACGGACAGTACGTTATCAACGTCAGAAAAGATGCCGTGCTTGTATTCTCCTCTGTCGGCTACAAGACTGTAGAGATTCCTGTAAATGGAAGATCTGTCATTAACGTAGCCATGGAAGAAGACGCTAACTTATTGACTGAGACTATCGTAGTTGGATACGGTACAGCCAAGAAGATTAGCAATGTCGTCGGAGCAGCCGCAACTGTAAAGGCTAAGGTGCTGCAAAACAGACCGGTCATTAACGCCGGCGATGCTTTGCAGGGACAGGTTGCAGGTTTGCAGGTATATTCATCATCTGGAGACCCAAGTGCAACAGTCAGCATGAGATTAAGAGGAGTTAACTCCATCTATGCTTCTACTGACCCGTTGTTCATTTTGGATGGTTCTCCGGTTTTGGCATCCGTTTTCTCTACATTGAATGCTAATGATATTGAGAGCGTTACAATTTTGAAGGACGCTTCATCAACAGCTATTTACGGTTCACGTGCAGCTAACGGAGTTGTATATATCACAACAAAGAAGGGCGTTGGAGACAAGCCAACAGTAAAGATTTCCGCTAACTACGGTATATCAAATATTGCGGCTTTCCCTATGAGAATGTTGAACACAAAAGAGTATTTTGCTTACAGAGAGATGGTTGACCCGTCACTTACAACAAATACTTCATTCCAGGCTCTTAAGAATTTCCGTCTAGAAAATGATATCCATACTAATTGGAGGAAATGGATATTGAACCAGAATGCACCTTCAATGGGAGGTGATATGACTGTTTCAGGAAGAACCAATAAGACAGATTATTACATCTCTCTTAATGCCTTCAGGCAGGTTGGTATCGAGCCAAGCAGCAACATGAACAGATATGGTGCCAGAGTAAATGTTAACACTAAACCGACCGATTGGTTTAAGTTTGGTATCAACATGGGCCTAACTTATGATTTGCACCACTCTACGGCTTATTCTGGAACAGGAAACAGCTGGTATAACCCTATCAACATTTCCACGTGGTATTTGCCTTATATGACTCCTTATGAAATCCTTAAAGATGCTAACGGCAAATTTTTGGGATATGGAAAAGAGCAGAATTATATGTCAGACTTTGACGGTTGGAACTGGCACTATCTTTCTGCATATCAGCCAACTAAATATAGTTATGTAAGATTAAACAGCAGTTTGTATGAGGAATTCACTCCAATCCAGGGCCTTACTATTAAGTTTGCTCAGGCATTAGAGGGTTATGATTACAGATACTCTTCAAAGCGTTATAAGGATCCCGAGGGAGCCTTTAGTGCTGGAAGTGCTTCTGAGAGCTTCACAAGATTTTACAGAATGACTGCTACCAATACCATTGAGTATAAGTTCACTTTGGGAGAAAATCATAACATCACTGCTCTTGCAGGACAGGAGTCCATCAGGAGAAACAGCGAGGGTTTTGGAGCTTCTTCCTCAGGTCAGATGGACCAAGTATTTACTTCAGTATCAAGAGGTATTACCCCTGGCCAACCATCATACTCTTATGATGACGCAAGGTATAACTCTTTGTTCAGCAGATTGGAGTACAACTACGCTCAGAAATATTTCTTGGATGGTTCATTCAGACGTGATGGTTCCTCTTTGTTTGGCTCAGCTAACAGATACGCTAACTTCTACTCCTTTGGAGCAATGTGGGATGCAAAGAAAGAAAACTTCCTTAAGAACGTCAGCTGGCTGAATGATTTGAAACTTAAGTTCTCTTACGGAACAATTGGTAACTCTGGAATTGATAACTATTTGCCATACAGCTTAGTAGGTCAGGGTTCCGTTTACAACAGTTCAGTTACATGGGGTCTTTCCAGCCTGGGCAACAACAAGCTTACCTGGGAGACTCAGAAGACTTACAACGTGGGCTTAGACTTTAGAATTTTCAATTTCTTCTCTGCTCAGATTGAGGTTTACAACAAGATGACTTCTAACTTGCTGATGGATCTTCCTTACTCATACTCAACAGGATTCTCATCCGGCTGGGCTAACGTTGGAAAGATGCGCAACAGAGGTATTGAGGGTACATTTACTTTCAATATTCTTCAGACAAGAAACACAATGTTAACCTTAAGCGTTAACGCAAGTTACAACCAGGATAGAATTAGAAAACTATTCCAAGGCAGGGATAACTTCACATTGGAGAATTACGGACTTAATTTGACCGTAGGACACTCATACGGAGAGTTTTATCAAGTTAGATATGCAGGCGTTGACCCTGCTTCCGGCAAACCTCTTTGGTATGATAAGGATGGTAAAATTACCAGTGTTTACAACAGCTCAAATGCCGTTTTGCTTGGTAAGAAATATTCCCAGTTTGCTCCATGGGCAGGCGGTGTTCAGATTGATTTCTCTTGGAAACAATTTGCATTGCAAGCTAACTTCACGGGAGTATTTGGAAAATACATGATTAACAACGATAAATTCTTCAACTCAATTTACGTTTCCAACATTGGAGATATGAACAAGGTTGCAGAGTTGCTATATGGTACATGGACTACTCCTGGACAAAATGCAAAATATCCTAAACCAGAGTATAACCAGAATGTATTTGATTCCAGAGTAGTTGAGAATGCTTCATTTGTAAGATTGAAGAATATTACTTTGTCTTATACTTTCAGCAAAGATGCAGTTGAAAAGACACGTGTTCTTAGCGGTATAAGAATTTATGTTACTGGCAGAAACTTGCTTACTTTCACAAAGTATACAGGTTGGGATCCGGAGCCGGATACAAATTTGGTTTTAGGACGTTATCCTAACTCAAGACAAATTTCAGCCGGTGTTGAATTTACATTCTAA
- a CDS encoding class I mannose-6-phosphate isomerase: MRPISFFSIYKPAIWGNESWEISAVKGNESILYVESPQERERRLFADSDSANSNNVTEGTSLTQLIKKYKGALVGEKVWKKYGSRFPLLVKFINAKDDLSVQVHPSDEIAKKKGSSNGKTELWYVIDSVGDAYIFDGFNEAMTPARLRALVTGDMNSHDPIGRDREWTALGGTMKGVAAEDGDVFGFEINSVLNRHTTKRGDWFFIPAGRVHSIGAGTYLVEIQQTSDLTYRLFDFNRVDKDGNHRRLDIDEALESVDYSPIPFNADCGNVIEDNLKRGGKTEVEKLVGCKYFTTSMMHLKHGEAEKGETLKYTFDFSALDSFVILICTDGAGKIFFKDVDANGPEKTEEQSITIKKSDVYLLPASLKSVVIEYSNDVRILETHID; the protein is encoded by the coding sequence ATGCGTCCCATTTCTTTCTTTTCTATATACAAGCCCGCTATATGGGGCAATGAAAGCTGGGAGATTTCTGCAGTAAAGGGAAATGAATCAATCCTTTATGTGGAAAGCCCGCAGGAGAGGGAGAGAAGACTGTTTGCAGACAGCGATAGTGCAAATTCAAACAACGTAACTGAGGGCACGTCTCTAACACAGCTTATAAAAAAGTACAAAGGCGCGCTTGTTGGGGAGAAAGTTTGGAAAAAATACGGCAGCAGATTTCCTCTGCTTGTTAAATTCATTAACGCAAAAGATGACCTATCCGTCCAAGTTCACCCTTCTGATGAAATAGCAAAAAAGAAAGGGAGTTCAAATGGCAAGACCGAATTATGGTATGTCATTGATTCCGTAGGTGATGCATATATTTTTGACGGCTTCAATGAGGCCATGACTCCGGCCAGGCTGCGCGCTTTGGTAACCGGAGACATGAATTCACACGACCCAATAGGAAGAGACCGTGAATGGACTGCTCTTGGAGGAACCATGAAAGGGGTTGCGGCAGAGGACGGAGATGTATTTGGTTTTGAAATTAACAGTGTGCTAAACAGGCATACGACAAAAAGAGGAGATTGGTTTTTCATTCCCGCAGGAAGAGTTCATAGCATTGGAGCAGGGACATATCTTGTTGAAATTCAGCAAACTTCTGACTTGACATACAGACTTTTTGATTTTAACAGGGTGGATAAAGACGGGAATCACAGAAGGCTTGATATTGATGAAGCGCTTGAATCTGTAGATTATTCCCCTATTCCGTTTAATGCAGATTGCGGTAACGTTATTGAGGATAATTTAAAGAGAGGCGGAAAGACAGAAGTTGAGAAACTTGTTGGTTGCAAGTATTTTACGACATCCATGATGCACCTTAAACATGGAGAAGCAGAAAAGGGGGAGACTTTAAAATACACATTTGATTTCTCCGCGCTGGATTCATTTGTAATTCTTATTTGCACAGACGGCGCCGGCAAAATATTCTTTAAAGATGTTGACGCGAATGGACCGGAAAAGACTGAGGAGCAAAGTATTACAATAAAGAAGAGTGATGTTTATCTTTTGCCTGCATCACTTAAGAGTGTTGTAATTGAGTACTCCAACGATGTGAGAATTCTAGAGACTCACATTGATTAA